A window of Hordeum vulgare subsp. vulgare chromosome 5H, MorexV3_pseudomolecules_assembly, whole genome shotgun sequence genomic DNA:
CAACCATGCTAGTATCTACAAGTAGTTTTTAATTGCCGGGAGCTGGGTGGTATTTAGTTCATAAGATTTGTTGTTTTCTGTTCATACTAATGTTTTTGTTCCTTTTCTCTACTTTGTCTTTTCCCTTGCTAGCTTTACATGCTTCTAGTGATGCGAGCGAACATGAAGAGATTAAACCCGCTGATGACAGCAACACCATTTCAGACCATGCCCAGGAAccactgattttttttctggaacaagaatcaaacgATGCTAGTGTTAGTACAGAAAAGAAACAGCCTGTCGTGTCCAAATGCAAGTCGGTGGAAGAAATTCCAAGAGAAGCAACCGCAAAAAGGTGCAAGAACATTGATTCCAAGAAGCTCTTCTCAAATAACAACAATAGTCCAAGCCTCACTGGTATTCAGGCTCTCAGGAAGCCCCCAAGAAAGGCGGGCCATCCTATTCAACTACGTGAGAGCGAAGTGTTTCAAGACAAAAAGCCTCCTTCCACATGGATATGCAAAAATGCAGCCTGCAAAGCTGTGCTTACCTCAGAGAATACATTCTGTAAACGGTGTTCGTGTTGTATATGTCACCTTTTCGATGACAACAAAGATCCTAGCCTTTGGCTCGTCTGCTCATCGGAGACTGGTGACACAGATTGCTGTGAGTCGTCCTGCCACGTCGAGTGCGCACTCCAGCGCCGAAAGGCAGGGCGCATTGATCTTGGGCAATCTATGCACCTAGATGGTAACTATTGCTGTGCTGCCTGTGGGAAGGTTATTGGAATACTTGGGTGAGTAGTTTTGCTTCTTGCTGATGCATTGGCTTATATTTTCGGTATGGGAATGTTGCTATGCATTTTCTGTTATGTTGCATTTTTCCTGATTTTATCAGTTAAGGCTGGAATTCTTGAGATTTTGATTTCCTCTCATTTTTACTAGCTGACTCAGAACTTTTCTATGATAGATTTTGTTCGGTTTTAAACATTTAAGTCGTGATATTCCCCAACCTCAGCTAACCTATTTGTTAATTTTGCCTGAAACATACATTAGAAGTATGACAGTTATACTACATTTTATCCATACATTATTGTACATGAGCTCTGTTATAGTGAATCATTTTCCTGTTTATTTCCTTTTAGTTTTTCTTATTTATGGTACCTTTGGATGGAGCAGGTTCTGGAAAAGGCAGCTAGCGGTTGCTAAAGATGCTCGTCGGGTTGATATTCTTTGTTCTCGTATACACCTAAGTCATAGGCTTTTGGATGGCACAACCCGTTTTAAAGAGCTGCATCAGATTGTACAGGATGCAAAGGCAAAGCTGGAAACTGAGGTTGGTCCCCTTGATGGGTCTTCTAAGATGGCCCGGTGCATTGTGGGACGGCTTCCTGTTGCTGCCGATGTGCAGAAACTTTGCTCTCTAGCAATGAAGAAGGCAGATGACTGGCTGCAGTCAAACTCTCAAGCAGAAACTAAACAAATTGGTAATTCattattttatttatgttttaccTCTTTCTAGTGGTTTCATGTGGAACTTAACACTTCTATGAATCTTACAAACTTCTTTTCATGGTGCAGATACACTTCCTACTGCCTGCAGGTTTAGATTTGAAGATATTACAGCTTCATCATTAGTGATTGTTCTGAAAGAAACTGCTTCCTCACAGTATCATGCTATCAAAGGCTACAAGCTTTGGTACTGGAACAGCAGAGAACCGCCTTCCACTGGGGAGCCTGTTATTTTCCCCAAAGACCAAAGAAGGATACTGATCTCCAATCTGCAGCCCTGCACGGAGTATGCCTTTCGGATCATTTCATTTGTTCAGGGTGGTGAACTTGGCCACTCCGAGTCTAAGTGCTTTACCAGGAGTGTGGAGATCATACACAAGAACACAGAGCACGGTGCAGAAGGTTGCTCGTCTACTGCCAAAAGAAATGTCAGGAGGCAAAATGGCAGGTCGTCAGGCTTCAAGGTGCGCCAGCTGGGTAAAGTATTACGGAGGGCATGGGAAGAGGATGGTTGCCCCAGTGAGTTCTGTAAAGATGAGATTGAAGATTCCTGTGATCAGAGTGATTCAGTGCTACCAGAGAAGGGTCAAGTTGCACATGTTGTTCCACGCAAACTCGACCTTAATGAAACCTCAGTCCCAGATTTAAACGCTGAGGTAGTCATGCCAACAGAGTGCCTCCGAAATGAGAATGGGTATAGTTCAAGAAAGAATGATTTGAGAAAGTCCAATGGCTGTGGTGATTTTGCGACCTGCACCGAGGGGCATGTCGGGGAGGCACCTGCAATGGAATCCCGATCACAAAGTCGGAAGCAGACATCAGACTTGGAGCAGGAAACCTGTGCGGAGGATGGCAATCTGGTCATCGGTTCACAGAGGCACTTCTCCCGTAGGTTGGGTGAGCTAGATAATAACTATGAGTACTGTGTGAAGACCATTCGATGGTTGGAATGTTGTGGCCACATCGAGAAGGAATTTAGGATGAGATTTCTAACCTGGTTTAGCCTGAGATCGACGGAGCAGGAGCGGAGGGTTGTCTTGACCTTTATCCGCACCCTGGTTGATGAGCCCGGTAGTTTGGCAGGGCAGCTCCTGGATTCATTTGAAGAAATTGTTGCCAGTAAAAGGCCGAGGACTGGTTTCTGCACTAAGCTATGGCACTAATCCGGATAAGCAAACACTAAACAACACCAGTATACTAGTATCCAATATTCTTTGCaagggaacataacactggtttgTGTACTAAGCTATGTCACTAATTGATATTATTTCTTATAATACTCTTACGAGGGGAAATTAACTGGGATATCACAGTTTTCTACTTCGTTGTAATATCACTTCTAACTGCTGATAAATGTATGTGCGGTTAGTTTTGTTGCTGGACTCTGAACTCTACCATGATAATTGATTGATGCCTGTAATTCTGTGTCTGATTAACTGGAAAAGTAACATCAGGGAACTATTACAGATGACGAGTTCTACACCTCCACTACAACAGATTCCTAGCAATATATATTGATTCTTTTGGTTGCGATTTCAAACTTAGCATTGCATATGAGGAACCTACGTGGGTGTTTAGTTGGGCTTTTCACTTTGGCTTatactccgttcctaaatacttccTTCATACCGAATTACTTGTCGTACAAAtgtataaaaatggatgtatctaaaattAAAATACATCTTAGATACAATCATTTTTATGACAAGTATTTTCAGACGGAaagaatataagaccttttagagattctaccatggactacatacgaatgtatagtcatattttaaagtgtagattcattcatttaaaaggttttatatttaggaacaaaggaaGTATATACCATGATAGTTGGACAAAGTTGAAAATGAAAGTAACTGTTACTGGAGCCATCTTATTGCTAAATTTGCATCTCGTTAGGCAGACACCACCATGAAGAATCAAAAATTAAGTCGCATGAAAAAAAAAAAGATTTTTTGTACAGATAGAATACCATCGAGTGCATACTAATGCAGTCATTTCCATACGACACCATCGAGTGCATACTAATGCAGTCATTTCCATACGACACTGTTGACCATACAGCAGTAAATCCTTGTGGTACCCTATGGCAGGGCAGATATGAATGACCCACATGGCCATATCCAAGCACCAGCAAAGTTTAGTTCATACACTACAAGCAATACATTTCAACCAGATGTTGACAGACACGATCCACCAGAGAGTAAAAACCACAACATCTACCTGCCCAAGAACACAAGACTCTTATCATTTCAGTAACTCTGCACCTTCTTCTTGTATGTCCTCCAATGCCTTGGTTTCAGATTTCAGCTCGGGATGATCGTCCTCCATTTCTACAATCTCGGAGCTTACCTGGGGCTGTTTGCTTGTGCTTCCCTCTGGTCTGTCATCTTCAAGTTGGCTTTCCAGCCGATCCAAGAACACCTCTTCAGCTTCGGTGAGGGGATGGTCGCCTTCCTGTTCACTGTCGAAACAGGTGTTGTACCTCACCAAATAATCCACCTGCCCCCCGGACTTGCTGATCTGGCTGTGCATATCGCTCAGCTCACAGCTTCTGTCCATCATCTCCCGCTCACTGCCATAGTATTCGGCATCAGAATGCCTACCAGAAGATGCTGGAGATGAGTATGGAGTGTACTCTCCAGGAGCTACATCATCACGCTCTCGAAGAGTTCTCAAGATCAATGTTTTGAGAAAGTTCATGACTTGCACAGCATGCATCAGGGCTGTCAAAGGATCTGACATCTAGCATTCAATAAAAAGTTTAAAGATTAGCTGCAGTAATTGACAACTTGCTAGCAGGTTTTTCCTTTTCCGGAGGTTAGGTCAGTACACATGTGCTACCCTGCAAGAATAGTAATGTGCTGATTACCTGAGTCATGTTGGGGGCAAACACCATGGCTATGTTTCTAGCATTCATCTTGTTTAGCTCCTCCTCTTCCACAACATCAGCCATTAGCTCAACAGCCCAATTGAGGAGTGCAGCTGGAGTGGGGCGCAGTAGCGTCACAAGCTCTAGGAATTCCTCTTCAGAATTGCATTGCAGAACCTGCTCCGGGGAGAGGCTATCCAGCACACCTTCAGGAAGCTCCCTGAACCATGCCTGACCAATACATACAAGTTCCAGTCATGTCGTCTTGTAAAACCAACAGACTTTGTTTAACATTTGATTTTAGACATATGATTACAGTCTATCGATCGTGTGAACACACTGTCCTTGTTCTGTCATCATATTTTGAGACGAGTGAAGGACAAGCGTACCTTAATGAGGCTTGCCAAGCAGTGAACAtcaatgtcctcaggaacaactcCTTTGTTCAGTTGATCCCTCACATGCTCTTCTTGGTCATTCTCCGGGTTTATGCGAAAGATCCCTTCAGCCTGAAGATACAAAACCTCAGATGAGCAAATTCATGCTGATTCAGGCCTGCTGGTATGGAGCAACTAATGACTAATGATGTCTGACCTTTAGCCCCCCCTGACCATACAACCTCTCCTGCATAAGCAGCAGTATGGTTGGGACCGAGTTTCCCTTGCCATCGTAAGTGCATTGCATTGATTCGGCCGAGACACCGAAAACACTCGCACTGAGGGAAAAAATGTAAGCATCCTTAGTCACGCTTTGTGGAGTGAATTGTGTTCAGATATAGAATCTTGGACAAAGTCATATCAGTTTTAGTGTTCAAGTTAATTCCATGTGCACACGACGGAATCTTGGACAAAGTCACCATTAAATACCATTTTGTAGTCATGCAGTTAATTCCATGTGCATATTAAATAACAGTTTTAGATGTCCTGTTAACTCCATGTGCGTACTGAATTTGGAAGGGCAAATTTATGACAACAAACATTCTGAATCTGAAATAAAAGAAGtactatactactccctccgttcctaaatataagtctttttaaaggtttcactacaaaagtacatacggatgtatatagacatactttaaagtgtaaattcactcattttgattcgtatgtagtcttctaatgtACTCCTAAtctctaaaagacttatatttaggaacggagggagtagttggctAAAATTCAAAATTCCTTATGACATTTCCAACAAAGTTGTTGTATCATCCCACTGAACCATACACAGTCTACATCAGTTGAAGTCTTGGTTTTATAAAGGAAGCTATTAAAGGCACCCACCGTTACAGGGACTTTTGAATTAATACGAACGGAAACTCCTGCCGCGTTTccagatctatctatctatcaggAAGTAAACGTTGCTTGAACAGGTCAAGAAAATTTAACAAAAATGACAGCAATTCCACATCAAGCAACCAGCACGAGTTGCTCAAGGCCGAGTTCCAAATCAGCAACCTCCGTGATTTTTTTCTCTGCTTCACCAAAAATGTTGAACCTTAATTTGGGAGAGTTTGCAGAAGCTAAAGACTTGTGGAACATGGAAAGAAGCTAGGAAGGTTGATGAGATCTCATGGATGTAAGGAAGGGTACCTGGCGCTGGGGACGCGGGGAGGCATCTCCACCTCGAACTCGACGGGGAGGCCGAGGAAGCCGTGGAAGCGGTCGAAGGTGACGTGCGCGACGTGGCGGACGTCGGTGGGCCAGCCGATCTCCATCTCCGCCAGCTCGGGGGAGGCCGCATCCTCGCCGTCCTCCCCCCAGCGGCGGTCCGGCTCCCGCTCCACCCGGCACGCCACGACCGACCTCCGCACGGCCGCGAGCAGTAGCGCCAGCACCGACAGCTGCTGCCTCTCCCGCTCCTCcgcctcgcccccgccgccgccgccgccgcccctcttctTCCCCAGGCTTCCGCCCTTGCACCCCGTGGAGACCACCACCACTCCCGTCATCCTGGGTTGCTTCCACCGCCCCTCCTCACACAGCGGCCGAGCTCGCGCGCATTGGGGGTCGTCGTCGCGCGGCTTTCTCCCCCACCCGAACTCGCCGCCTCCCCCTCTCGTACTAATCCCTTTCGAAATCGCAGCTCCGAACACGTAGATCGAAGCTCAagccgctctctctctccctctccgctTCTTGGAAGTTGGAACTGCACAAAATCCccttctctctctgtttctctgcgGTGGTGAGGTGGTGAGCTCAGAGAAGCATtaatgagggggggggggggggggggggggggggggaggaggactgTGGAGGACCGAAGCGTAAATAGTTTTTGAACGAACAGGGGGCGACGTGCAAAAGGGCATGCCAAGGATTCAAACCCTGACCCGACCGGCCGCAGGAACTGAAAAGCGGCTTCGTGTCCTTTGCCTTTTCCACGTCACATTTGAAACGGAAGAAAATATTTTGCTTCGAAAGCACACAATCCACCTGACCTGGTGTTTGCAGCTTCGTCAACGCTTGTACGGAGGCTGGAACTGATGTTACTCGATCATCCTTATCTACATCATTACACTCGCGAATATAGCACGAAATTGAAGGACAGGTTTAAAACATCAcctaaaaatgatataaattaCCACTTGACATCCAAGCAACTCgagttaccatactccaacaaaacaaatgatgcggcttatgaaacaagccagaacaaattgaaGATagagatttcgttcgatatttttgtgataaggttcgcacgggctctatcctacagtagctatcatgtacaaggcaatgcacacgacatatgaaacgtccccgagtcgtagcaagctacaaggactctttaagacacaacgaaaacaactgtaagacgaccgtgaacaaacgaattcactagatgtcgaaccccaacctcacatcatgcatctgttggaagattgtcctataggtaactacttgCATTTTCACCTAAGAACTTCTGTAATTTTCTAGTCAtttaatcgggtccacggatacaatgaGTAAAatctatcactcaactcctagcaataacactacccgtccagtgtatcacatccgtcaacacataaccagagatctcggaaactcatctatctcagaccctcgcaaTCACAACGATATCAAGTATGACAATATTGTtggataacgtagcataaattcaaaattttcctacgccatattcaaatcttcctatggagagaccagcaatgagagaggggtgagtgcatcttcatacctttgaagatcgctaagcggaagcattgctagaacgcggttgatggagtcgtactcgcggcgattcagatcgcggtgtgattccgatctagtgccgaaccacggcacctccgcgttcaacacacgtgcagcccggtgacgtctcccgcaccttgatccagcaaggaggagggagaggttggggaagatctccggcagcaggacggcttggtgtcgatggagagacgaggtctcccggcagggcttcgccaagcaccgtgggagaggaggaaggagggaagcagggctgcgccgagggagattgaaaactgtgtgcaaaacagccccaaaaccctatctatatataggaggaggggagggtgtgtgacacccctagggttcccaccctaggtggtgcggcagcccccttagatgggaggtgcggcggccagggcagggagagggggtggcgcacccctaggtgggccttaggcctgttggggaacgttgcatgggaaacaaaaaatttcctacgcgcacgaagacctatcatggtgatgtccatctgcgagaggagatttggatctacgtacccttgtagatcgcatagcaggaagcgttaagaaacgcggttgatgtagtggaacgtcttcacatccctcgaaccgcccgacgaaccgtcccgcgatccgtcccacgatccgttccgcgatccgttccgatctagtaccgaacggacgacacctccgcgttcagcacacgtacaactcgatgacgatctccgccttcttgatccagcaagagggggcggagaggtagaagagttctccggcagcgtgacgatgcgccggtggtggtgatgatctactccggcagggcttcgcctaagctccgcagaaatacgatctagaggaaaaactgcgtggtatagggtcgagcagcacatggcaaagttgtatctcaaaaacccccaatacctctaatatatataggagggagagaggggaggaggcaacctcaaaccctcaaggtttggccgaaattggaggtggaggagtcctactccaatcctacttggagtaggattccaccttcccacttggaaactctttccaccttgtgtttttccttctcaaaccttatgggccttagtggaaacttattccagctcactaggggctggtttatctcttcccatagcccatgagaccccttgggcgtgacacccctcccgatggtccccgacacccctcccggcactcctggtacattaccgataagcccgaaacttttccggtgaccaaaacaggacttcctatatatcaatctttacctatggaccattccggagctcttcgtgacgtcctggatctcatccgggacttcgaacaacattcggtaaccaaccatataacacaaatacgcataaaacatcaccgaaccttaagtgtgtagaccctgcgggttcgagaactatgtagacatgacccgagacactcctcactcaatatccaatagcgggaccttgatgcccacattggatcctacatattctccgaagatcttatcggttgaaccttagtgtcaaggattcatataatcccgtatgtcattccctttgtccttcggtatgttacttgcccgagatttgatcgtcggtatccgcatacctatttcaatctcgttaccagcaagtctctttactcgttccgtaatacaagatcccgtgacttacacttagtcacattgcttgcaaggcttgtgtgtgatgttgtattaccgagtgggccccgagatacctctccgtcacacggagtgacaaatcccagtcttgatccatactaactcaacggacaccttcagagatacatgtagaacacctttatagtcacccagttacgttgtgacgtttgatgcacacaaggtattcctccgatgccagtgagttatatgatctcatggtcataggaacaaatacttgacacgcagaaagcaatagcaataaaacgacacgatcaatatgctacgttcatagtttgggtcttgtccatcacatgattctcctaatgatgtgatcccgttatcaagtgacaacacttgcctatggccaggaaaccttgaccatctttgatcaacgaactagtcaactagaggctcactagggacagtgtgttgtctatgtatccacacatgtatttgagtttccaatcaatacaattctagcatggataataaacgattattatgaacaaggaaatataataataactaatttattattgcctctagggcatatttccaacagtctcccacttgcactagagtcaataatctagttcacatcaccatgtgattttaacgaatccaacacccatatagttctcgggtctgatcacgttttgctcgtgagagaggttttagtcaaaggttctgaaactttcagatccatgtgttctttacaaatctttatgtcatctgatagatgctgctactacgtgctattcggaaatactccaaatatctactctactatacgaatccatttcactactcatagttattcggattagtgtcaaagcttgcatcgacgtaaccctttacgacgaactctttaaccacctccataatcgagaaaaattccttagtccattagttactaaggataactttgaccgctgatcagtgattcaatcctggatcactctatgtgcctcttaacagacttgtagcgaggcacacatcaggtgcggtactcagcatggcatactttagagtctacggctaaggtatagaagacgaccttcacctattctctttattctgccggggtcgggttttgagtcttactcaaattcacacctcacaacacaaccaagaactccttctttgctgatctattttgaactccttcaaaaaaacttgtcaaggcatgcatcttgttgaaacttctattaagcgtttcgatctatctccatagatcttgatgctcaacgttcaagtagcgcaatccaggtattcctttgaaaaactcctttcaaacaaccttttatgctttacagaaattctacattacttctgattcacaatatgtcaaccacatatacttatcagaaattctatagtgctcccactcacttctttggaaatacaagtttctcataaaccttgtacaaacccaaaagctttgatcatctcatcaaagcgtatattccaactcggagatgcttgcaccagtccataaaggatcgccggagcttgcatacttgttagtatccttaggatcgaaaaaaaccttctgattgtattacatacaatctttcctcaaggaaaccgtcgaggaaacaatgttttgtcttcctatgtgcaatatttcacaaataatgcagcaactactaacataattccaacaaacttttagcatcgctacgagtgagaaagtcacatcatagtcaactctttgatcttgtcgaaaacatctttgcgacaagtcgagtttttcttaatagtgacttatcaccatcatcgtatgtcttccttttaaacactactggaatcagagaatttgccatctgctgcttctttgccgtctgctggctgatggtaaagacactctttgccatcagctatccAAAACCAAACGACAAAGAGTAGGCTGATGGAAAACATCCTCTTTGCCATAAgtgtactctttgtcgtctgccagctgacgacaATGCACATGCAGGCAGACcgcaaagaacccaccccacaccgccctctaacccataacggtccaacactttgccgtcagcctattaccactttgccgtcggcggcagacggcaaagaggcaactagacctaacgtcgtcaacccccaccccaccccatctctctcccccataacggttcaccacaacccccttctctctccccgcGCTGCCGCTGgagctcgccccctcctcctccccgtgacccgccgccggagctcgcccttctccccgtgacccgccgctggagctcgccccctcctcctccctgcgcccctcctccaccaccgtgcccctactccaccaccgccccctcctctccgtgcccctgctccaccaccgccctggtgccctcctccccgcgaccccctctcATCCACCATTGCGCCACCCCTTGCCGTGGTGCCctctcctccccacgaccccctcctccaccagctccggccaggtcacccaccgccccgaccgtcaccgccccggctgcccactactaaccaaggtgcttttttttgctaattaatagatttagtggtatatatagtttagttggtaggttagttaattagtagatttagtggtagtttagttagttggtagattatctttagttagttggtagtttagttagttggtagatttagttagttaattagtagatttagtaggtagtttagtggtagattctgttttgttaattagtggtagctagattcttttttagttacttagtggtagattatgtttttgttatttttttgctgtttagtgttgtataggtttagctagcttggttagttaggttagttagttagttagcttaatagaaagaagaggaggaggagaagaggagaggaggaggaggaggaggagaagaagaagaagaggaggaggagaagaaaaaaacaagaagaagaagaagagaagaagaagagaagaagagaagaaggcataattagccc
This region includes:
- the LOC123398334 gene encoding VIN3-like protein 1: MESTGGDPSGFVAAALHASSDASEHEEIKPADDSNTISDHAQEPLIFFLEQESNDASVSTEKKQPVVSKCKSVEEIPREATAKRCKNIDSKKLFSNNNNSPSLTGIQALRKPPRKAGHPIQLRESEVFQDKKPPSTWICKNAACKAVLTSENTFCKRCSCCICHLFDDNKDPSLWLVCSSETGDTDCCESSCHVECALQRRKAGRIDLGQSMHLDGNYCCAACGKVIGILGFWKRQLAVAKDARRVDILCSRIHLSHRLLDGTTRFKELHQIVQDAKAKLETEVGPLDGSSKMARCIVGRLPVAADVQKLCSLAMKKADDWLQSNSQAETKQIDTLPTACRFRFEDITASSLVIVLKETASSQYHAIKGYKLWYWNSREPPSTGEPVIFPKDQRRILISNLQPCTEYAFRIISFVQGGELGHSESKCFTRSVEIIHKNTEHGAEGCSSTAKRNVRRQNGRSSGFKVRQLGKVLRRAWEEDGCPSEFCKDEIEDSCDQSDSVLPEKGQVAHVVPRKLDLNETSVPDLNAEVVMPTECLRNENGYSSRKNDLRKSNGCGDFATCTEGHVGEAPAMESRSQSRKQTSDLEQETCAEDGNLVIGSQRHFSRRLGELDNNYEYCVKTIRWLECCGHIEKEFRMRFLTWFSLRSTEQERRVVLTFIRTLVDEPGSLAGQLLDSFEEIVASKRPRTGFCTKLWH
- the LOC123398335 gene encoding rho GTPase-activating protein 2 — its product is MTGVVVVSTGCKGGSLGKKRGGGGGGGGEAEERERQQLSVLALLLAAVRRSVVACRVEREPDRRWGEDGEDAASPELAEMEIGWPTDVRHVAHVTFDRFHGFLGLPVEFEVEMPPRVPSASASVFGVSAESMQCTYDGKGNSVPTILLLMQERLYGQGGLKAEGIFRINPENDQEEHVRDQLNKGVVPEDIDVHCLASLIKAWFRELPEGVLDSLSPEQVLQCNSEEEFLELVTLLRPTPAALLNWAVELMADVVEEEELNKMNARNIAMVFAPNMTQMSDPLTALMHAVQVMNFLKTLILRTLRERDDVAPGEYTPYSSPASSGRHSDAEYYGSEREMMDRSCELSDMHSQISKSGGQVDYLVRYNTCFDSEQEGDHPLTEAEEVFLDRLESQLEDDRPEGSTSKQPQVSSEIVEMEDDHPELKSETKALEDIQEEGAELLK